The Arachis ipaensis cultivar K30076 chromosome B05, Araip1.1, whole genome shotgun sequence nucleotide sequence TAGGAtatctttatataaaaaaaaatagattttcATGTTATCTTTGTTAGTTATCTCTATAAATAACAGTGTTTATCATGAAGTTTTAAACTTAACACTCTTTTTTTAATCACTGCAGATCAGAGAAGCAGAGAATATGAGTAAAGTAATCACGCTTATTTTTGTTAAATGATCGGATTATTAGTCTTTTGTAAACTCTGTTTAATAGTTTTTTTAGTCTAAtaaaaatactgaaatttatttggCTTGAGCAGTACACACTGGATGCCTTTGTAACTTCTAAGGGAGAATCAAACATGGACTTCTCCGCCTTGGATGAGAAGGTAATCTATTTTTGGCCTACAATACTCAAATATGCATGATTTCTTGGCATACTCTATTTAACATGTCTTTAATTATCTTTTGTGATGTTTATATTTGATGTGTTGTTACCTTATTATACAAGTAATGCGTCTTATTTTATGGCATCTTGTAGCTTGGAAAGGGTGTTGCCGAGGCACTGTCGACGATGATTCGCAAAGCTGTTGTACAAGGAATAATAGCAGTTCTCCTAGAGATTGTGAAAACAGTTGGTTCCTCACCAAAAAGTGGGAGTGACGGTGTAAAGCTTTCGAATACTGCTCCAGTTGTTACACCGCCGTCGGACACTTTGAAACGCATAATACTGCTCCAATTGTTACTCCGCTGTCAGACCCTTTGAAAGAAATACTTGATGTCAATCCCTCAATGTGTTTGGGTGACGAACCAGTCACAAAAAAGAGTACTTGAAGGTGCAAGGGAAAAAAGCATGGATTACCGGTCACCGCAGTTAAGGTTTTATCTTTTTACTTTTAAATAACAACTATTAAATACCACTTAAATAGCATTTGATCAAAATAGTACACAATAGATGATGTTATAGTTAACAAAGTACAACATCATTCAACCATTGGATTTGCCACTGTTCCTATTTAGGGGTGAAGAACTTTTTAGTATTCTCACATATTATAATATTAATGTTAAGTCATAAAATACAATCTCTTCCTCAACTTCTCTCTTTTTCACTAGATAGGAGGTCTGAGCTTCACTGTTGAGGCCTTTAGGCTCGTAAGTACCAGTTTCTTTTTTTGGTCATCATATTGTGCGTGTTAGTGACATTAGAAGGTTGATTAGAATCCTGATTAATACTAGGGAGCTAAATTTCAATTGCTGATATGAGAATTTGATTTGTTGATGTCGTGAAAAGCTGATCAATTGAGAGGACATTATTGACAAATAAGTAACAGTGTCTAAAATAACTATCATATTTTTTGGAGTTGCAGAAAGAATTACAATTTGCGAAAAAGCTTCCTCTAGGGCGTCCATGATTTTACTACAACAACTACAATCCAAATATGGACGGGGATGATATGCCACGTGTGAGTACTTAACTTTTCGGATAACGTTAGTAGatgataaaattttttatttttaatatgcaaaaaaaaatatctGGCTGATTTTGTGTATATATTTTGAGTAAATAAACATAGTCCAACTTTTTAAAACAGAAGGAAGATTAAACAAATGACATGTAAAGATGGTTAGTAATTAAGTTagtaaaaaaatcatattttatgcaaatgcagctTTAGTATTTATATTATCGATGTAAGTGTGGCTTTAGTTAGTAGCTTATAAATATTTTTACTACTATTATAAACACTTGCCATGTTTTCGTTAGATCTGAAAACGATAAAATCcaacttataaattatttatataattacattttttttaaactttGTGTTGATCAAAATGAATGAGTATTGAACTTTTTTTTGTTGCCATTATTTTTATAGTGTTTGGACCTTTTATTTCGGCCAACTAAAGAGATGGAGTTTTTTGATAAAGAATTGACCATTGCTGCCTATATTTTTGGAAACAATTTGGAGTCAGAGTAAGTAAAATTAACTTATTTCTCATTTTATTgctaatttgtcatataattttttaataacctTTTCTACTACTATAGTATAATATTCTGATTTTATGATTTAAGGGAAGTGCTTGGAGCCTCGGTAACAAGACATAGGTAAGAAAAATAACATTGTTAATGAAGTTATGTTTATTCCATTATGTGATATTGTTGTTACTATCTGTTAGGTTGTCAATGATTACACAAGGATGCGCCTGGCTGTGGATTTGGTGAATGACTCTAATAACTCGAAGCGGGATATCATAGTGGAGCTTGCTGTCACTGACTGGAATAAAAAGATGCAATAGTCTGTTATGCAGACTTAGGATTTTATTACCTTTTTTATTTGTAGTTATGGATTGAATtagactattttatttttctttaaaatacAAGCTATCTTTATATGTTACACTTTTTTCTTTTGGACTATTTAAATATATAtggatctttttatttatcatgaTTTATTTCAGTTAGTTGATGTGCATGCTATTTCATGTTCAAACTTTGCCCTTTGTGAGTAATTGTTGAATTTTATCAACGGTTTGCATTTAATTGTATGTTCTGCTCAATATAAGAGTCTTAAAAGTTAGTTATATAGCAGCCAATCATCCATGTTTTCTATCATGTACAAATTGATGTTCCCATCAGTAGGCCAGGGGTGTTTTAATAATCATCAAATAAACACGGTCTAATAACAAATCTTTGGCAgagttttaatttattaatgttatatatttatttacattTGAAATCCTAGGCCAGGCGTGTTTTAATAATAATCAAATAAACATGGTCTAATAACAAATCTTTGGCAAAGTTTTAATTTATTAGtgttatatatttatttacattTGAAATCCTATTAATAATAAGGTTCATATTTGCATGCTGAGAAGCAAACGATTGTCCCATTGAATATTGGTTAATGACAAAGCAGTAGCTGCAATATGGTTTGAACTCAACCCCGCTATTTGAATTTGATCCTTTTGAGATTCATGCTCAATGTATCTATTAGGCAGAGTCATGGCTCGCCACTGCACTAACACAAACAtgtaggtatatatatatatatatatgagagtaAAGGTGTGGTGGTGAATATACATGGTGTGGTGCTGCACACAATATAATAATTAAGTAAAGGTAGACCTTAAGGTTGCCATCAAGGAGTCCATTGAGGCCAAGGAAATGAGAAACATAAGAACCAAACCCTCCAATGAAACCCTCTTCAACTGTTATCAAGATTTCATGCTCTCTTGCAAGTTGCATCATCAATGGTCCATCAAGAGGCTTGCAAAATCGAGCATCAGCCACGGTTGTTGAGATGCCGTGTGCTTCAACAACCTTTGCTGCCGCCACATAGCTTTGTACCATTGTTCCATATCCAACTAGAGCCACCTTGCTTCCCTCTTTCAACACCTTGCCTTTACCAACCTCCAATGGCATGCCTTTGTTGTTATTTGGAAGAATGGAACCAACGCCATTCCCTCTCGGAAACCTAAACCAACTAGGCCTGTCATCTATGGTTGTAGCAATGGCTATCATGTGCATGAGTTCGGTTTCATTAGAAGGAGCCATAACCACCATGTTTGGAAAACAAGCCATGAACGTTGTGTCAAATGTGCCACAATGAGTTAGGCCATTAGCACCAACTAGGCTAGCTCTATCGAGAGCGAATCTCACCAGAAGCTTCTGAAGGTCCACGTCATGTGCCACCTGATCATACCCCCATGGCGGCATGGATGGAAACAATGGTGTATAATAGATTCTATAATAGAACTGAGCCTTAAGTCTATTGGTTCTTATTATATGTATCACATGAAGCAAAAGCAAGAAATTTAAAACCAGCAACATTAAAAGCTTTCAACTTGTATCAGATGCATCAATATGAAAAACAGTTGAATTACCTGTCAAGATCAAGAACTGGGCTATAAACAAGAGTTTTCCATGTTGTAACTATAAAATGCCAAACTGGATCATAGTACAGTGACTCTACTGACCAAAACATCCTTGTGTAGGTCTCAAGAAATATAAAAAGTAACAATGCTCCCATTTCGATCAAAATGAACTTTATAATAAAGCGGTCAATCACGACCATGACGAGGGAGAAGGCCACCAACCAATTAAAAAGCCTTTGGTTATAATCCTTTATAAATTGAGACTTAAATTTCCCTAACATCtgcaaaaattgaaaaagaaattataaagATTATGCCCCATTATATGGTAGAATACAAGTTGACAGAAAAATGCAATTATGATAATAGACCTTCATCATGCGCTGCTGCTGCTACAATTATGATAGAAAAATGCATTAAACTTTGCCATGGAAGGTAGTCTGAGAACCTGAAGCCGATCCATCATGTCCTCGCAATTGGTGTACAGTGCCTCACATAGCTTTGAAGATTGGTATTCATTTTTTAAAATGACATTCCTATATACCTGCAGAATTGTCCTTCATAAGTATTAATTATTCAAAGTAAATATGTGCTTGAAATTATCAGATTAAAATCCAAGATGAAACTAGATAAAGAGAGCAAATAACCATTTATCAACAAATCAAGGGCATCTCCTTCATTTTTTCAAAATAGTCACTGCGGTAAAAAGAAACCTACCAGCTTGGCAAAACTTTTTCATAAGATAACAAAAGAAGTTGCAAAAGTATTGATGCTTTAAGTTTGAAGCTCTATAGACATAAATCCAGCATAATATATGCTTTTCATTCTTGCTGAGTCAACAATCACAAAATTCTTGCTACTTACTGACTTTTGAACCAGAATGCGTCAAAACAGAAACCTTAAAAGAGGAATATTTCGACTATCTTTGGCTATGATTTTTACCTGCTAGTTAAGTCACACTATTTTTATTCAAAGCACATGACATTTTAGAGAGAATTTCACCCTCAAACAGGACGAGAAATTGAAAAGTTTTGCTCTTTAATGTCTTCTTTCAttggtggtgcacgaattgtgaaccacacttttcacaactcgtaccactaaccagcaagtgcactgggtcgtccaagtaatacctcacgtgagtaagggtcgaatcccacgtagattgttggtttgaagcaatctatggttatcttgtaaatcttagtcaggaagtcaattatgtttatcagttgaattgcaaataaacgagagagcatgaattaaaggttacttgttatgcagtaatggagaatatgttggagttttggagatgctttgtcttctgaatctctgctttcctctgtcttctgattcatgcttgaactccaacttttaatccttttctggcgctggacgccagaattgggcatagaactggcgttgaacgccagtttacgtcatctatccttgagaaaagtatgaactattatatattgatggaaatccctggatgtctactttccaacgcaattggaagcacgccatttagagttttgtagctccagaaaatccactttgagtgcagggaggtcagaatccaacagcatcagcagtcctttttcagcctggatcagatttttgctcagctccctcaatttcagccagaaaaatacctgaaattacagaaaaacacaaaactcatagtaaagtccagaaatatgaatttttcctaaaaacaaaaagaattagactaaaaactaactaaaacatcctaaaaactatatgaaattaaccccaaaaagcgtataaaatatccgctcatcacaacaccaaacttaaactgttgcttgtcctcaagcaactagacaaataaaatagaagactaatgggttgagaagcaataatatctcagaggttttgaatgaagctcagattctaattagatgagcggggctagtagctttttgcttctgaacagttttggcatctcactttatctattgaagctcagagtgattggcatctctaggaactcagaattcagatagtgttattgattttcttagtttagtgtgatgattcttgaacacagcttctttatgagtcttggccgtggccctaagcactttattttccagtattaccaccggatacataaatgccacagacacataactgggtgaaccttttcagattgtgactcagctttgctaaagtccccaattagaggtgtccagagttcttaagcacactcttctttttgcttggaccttgactttaaccactcagtctcaagttttcacttgacaccttcacgccacaatcacatggttagggacagcttggtttagccgcttaggccaggattttattcctttttggccctcctatccactgatgctcaaagcctttggatcctttttattacccttgccttttggttttaagggctattggcttttttctgcttgctttttctttttctttctaaaatttttttttctcNcagttattcccatccttactccagcatccttgcagagcagagaaatcacgcgtggataagccaacctggcctctttagaatttttgttagcaattttgtagagttcagctgagatcagctgatggacttccacttcttttcccatcatgatgcaatggatcatcactgcccttttaacagtgacttcaaaacggttgctagtaggcaacagagaatgcccaatgaagtccagccatcgtctggcgactggtttgagatcttctctcttgagttgatttgggacaccctttgtgttggtggtccacctggctccagggatacatatgtcctctagaatcttatccagacccttgtctgttctcatcattctcctgttgaaggaatctggatcatctttcagctgaggtagctttaagatctctctgatcttgtcaggggtggtatgaacaatcttttctctgaccatggtccgatattcatagaaagcagttccagatagtttttgcttatcagtctgccacatattagcatagaactcctggatcatattccttcccgccttcgtttcaggattagctaggacttcccagttcctgattcgaatttgctcctggatctccggatattcatcttctttcagatcgaatctaacttccgggatcactgatctcagacccattattttgttataatggtctgaatgttctttatataagaacttcccttgattccaaagtgattttggaacgctctctttcttgcctcttggagtgggttgttttcctttaggagccatgatcttagtgatctcggataaacacaccaaatttagaggtttgcttgtcctcaagcaaaagaaaagaaaggagaaggatggaaggagagctaggtgcaattttTGATGGAGGAgaagggaggccgaacccaaatttaaagggggggggagggtgggttttcgaaaaaagagataaagatatgataaaaagattgatttggaaaagataagatagaagatatgataagagaggatatagttaaaattgaaaagatatgaaagattttttgaaaaagataatgtggagacttgaaaaagatattagttggaaaaaaattagatttgttttgaaaataggatttgaaaagagttggattgaatttgcaaagaggcttggtgcttatggattaagatacatttgacatttttaaagtaggatttttagaaattagggattttagaaatcagggttcttgacatgtttatgcaagaaatcatgaattgaagtatgaaaatcaagattaggatgaaaaaatatgaagaaaaatgagtttgcctcctccctgccatcctagcgtttgaacgcccaaacactgcctgttttgggcgttcaacgcccaaatgctgatctcctgggcgttcaatgcccagttgttgcccttttctggcgttgaacgccagattgctacccttattggcgttcagcgcccactggctgccccttttgggcgttgaacgcccaaaatggccccttactggcgttttcttgccagtgagctctttttctctgttttgagtGCAGATTCCTTTTGTGACCCTGtgaatttataaaatttattctttaccttagtgtcagtgaactttatataaacaaataaaaaataaaaatagggcaaaatgcttagaggattgatgccccatggctgggttgcctcccagtaagcgcttctttattgtctttagctggaccttgctgagcttttagtctagcttcagtcttgagcattcttgctcaatgttgccttcaagatagtgcttgattctctgtccattgacaatgaacctcttatcagaatcaatatcttgaagctccacataaccatatggtgatacacttgtaatcacgtatggtcccctccaccgggatttcaatttcccgaggaatagcctgagtctagagttgaacagtagaaccttctgtcctggctcaaagattctagatgacagctttttgtcatgccactttttttatttctctttataaagcttggcattttcgaaagctgtagatctgaattcctctagctcatttagctggagcaatcttttttctcctgctgatttggcatcaaagtttaggaatctggttgcccagtaggctttatgttccagttccacgggcaagtgacatgccttaccatacacaagttggtatggagaggtccctataggggtcttgaatgctgttctgtaagcccacagagcatcatccaagctccgtgcccaatcctttctacgggtacttactgtccgttctaggattctctttaattctctgttagagacttcagcttgcccattagtttgtggatgatatggagtagccaccttatggcgaattccataccgaaccatggcagagtaaagctgtttattggagaagtgagtgcccccatcactgatcagtactctagggacaccaaacctgctaaagatatgtttttggaggaacttcagcactattttagtatcattggtgggtgtggcaatggcctcaacccattttgatacatagtcaactgcccccagaatataagtgtttgagtatgatggtgggaaaggtcccatgaagtcaattccccatacgtcaaacaactcaatttctaagatttcttattgaggcatggcgtaaccatgaggcagattaccggctctttggcaactgtcacagttacgtacaaactctcgggaatctttatagagtgtgggccaatagaagccacattggaggaccttggtggctgttcgctcgcctccgaaatgacctccatattgagatctatggcagtgccataggatcctctgtgcttcttccctaggcacacacctacgaattattccatctgcacatctcttaaagagataaggttcatcccacaagtagtactttgcatcagtaattaatttcttcttttgtatattgttgtactccttgggtatgaaccttgcagctttatagtttgcaatatcggcaaaccatggtgtttctattttgtgcatgcatctagctgggcttatgcccttaaggtcacctatggaccacccaagagctgtcttgtgtgtccttagcacttgaataagtgcatCCTCTTCctatgaatttaaagcagagcttatgatcactggaaaagtgtcaccttctcccagaaacgcatatttcaaggatggtggtaatggcttgagttcgggtttaggaggtttttcctcttccagaagaaatttcagaggctctttcatgtcctctgaatcctctaaatcaggttgaacatctttaaagatgttttccaactctgattcgagactctcggccatgttgatctcttctaccaaagagtcaataagatcaactttcatgcagtcttttgatgtgtcaggatactacatggctttgacagcgttcaacttaaactcatcatcattgactctcagggttatttccccctgttggacgtcaatgagggatcgtccagttgctaggaagggtcttcctagaatgagagtagcactcttgtgctcctccatttccaacacaacaaagttagtgggaaaggcgaatggcccaactctgacaatcatgtcttcaatcacgcctgacgggtatttagtggagccatcagcaagttggagacatatccgggttggtttaacttcttcagttaaaccaagctgtctgatagtggatgcaggtattaggttgatgcttgccccaagatcgcataaagctgtcttggtgcaattaccttctaatatgcatggtatcagaaaactcccagggtctttaagcttttcaggaaagctcttcagaatgactgcactgcattcttcagtgaggagaactctttctgtttctctccaatcctttttatgactcaagatctctttcatgaacttggcataagaaggtattttctcaagtgcttctgcaaatggaatctttatttcaagagtcctgaggtaatctgcaaagcgagcaaattgcttatcctgctcctctttccggagtttttgaggataaggtatcttggctttatattcttcaaccttagttgctgtaggtttattgcctacagaagtggttgaaggagctcttttagaggggttgttatcagcatttgtgtgtgtctgatccctcactggcagttgagtgccagagttagagactggagtgacgttagatNNNNNNNNNNNNNNNNNNNNNNNNNNNNNNNNNNNNNNNNNNNNNNNNNNNNNNNNNNNNNNNNNNNNNNNNNNNNNNNNNNNNNNNNNNNNNNNNNNtaggttcttcctgtagaagaccggaatactggcaactttgctgcaccatgataatgagctgaggattcaactcaaagctaccgactccaatggagggtatgcagatgctactcccatatgaagcagtagaggggttagaatataaccccagagtccttctggactgttcattttcgcttagatccatgatggagaaagggagatgatgtaaaatagagaaaatatttttatttatttaatttatttatttatttcaaaaataaaataaattaaaataaaataaataaaaatgggtgaagattttcgaaaaaagaggagagagaaagtggttaggaagttttgaaaaggatatgatgatttttgaaaaaggttttcaatttaaaaaaaatatttttgaatttttaaaggaaattTTCGACAATTAgcttaaaaatagagagaaaaaatatttttgaatttaaagaggagagagagaaaacaccaaggaacaccaaacttaaaaattttaatatcaagacacaaggaaaactcaagaacactttgaagactcacaagaacacaagaacatgaagaaggaacaccaaacttaaaatttttttttaaaaaaccaaaccaaaattttcgaaaatcaagggaaatcaacaggaaaacaccaaacttaaagtttggcacaaaatttaatagagaaaatattatttttgaaaaatattttaaaaagagtgtaccaaactgccacggacttagaccaacgctctagccaattgggcagtaaatgtaacacttgttttgaagaaggatatttttaaccaagaacaataataagagactctaaaccaaaaagaaaaaattttcctaatctaagcaacaaaataaaccgtcagttgttcaaacacgaacaatccccgacaacggcgccaaaaacttggtgcatNNNNNNNNNNNNNNNNNNNNNNNNNNNNNNNNNNNNNNNNNNNNNNNNNNNNNNNNNNNNNNNNNNNNNNNNNNNNNNNNNNNNNNNNNNNNNNNNNNNNNNNNNNNNNNNNNNNNNNNNNNNNNNNNNNNNNNNNNNNNNNNNNNNNNNNNNNNNNNNNNNNTTTACCGCACGAAGGTTAACGCAACCTTTCATCTGTAGGTCCCGAAAGGTCGTTATATATTATCAGGTATGAAACGagcaagttctgtagctccagaaaatccactttgagtgcaggaaggtcagaatccaacagcatcagcagtcctttttcagcctggatcagatttttgctcagctccctcaatttcagccagaaaaatatctgaaattacagaaaaacacaaaactcatagtaaagtccagaaatatgaatttttcctaaaaacaaaaagaattagactaaaaactaacaaaaatatcctaaaaactatatgaaattaaccccaaaaagcgtataaaatatccgctcatcaattggtTTCCATTTACATGAGGATCTCTTGTCCTCCATTCTCTTTTCTTGTTCAGAAAATTATTCTTTTATCTAAAAATAATTCCAGTAAgccaattttatttttcaaatatacTATAAATATTCAAGAAATACCTTCTGTATTTCTTCATCCAGTTGTATCACTGATTTCTTAGCATGGTGACGACCAAAATGTTGCTGATCAAAGGATCGCATGGCTTCACCTCTGGAGTTATCATGGGACTGTTGCAGAGATCCCTCTGGAAGAGGTAGTTGCAATACTCTCTTTTTCTCAGGAAGAGAACACAGGTTCTAAATCGTCTTTTTCTTTAGCACACAGATTGATACTTGTCAAGACATCAACTATGGAAGGTATATTATAGTTATAATAATTTTTCCATACATTTCGTAAATCAAACAGAATTTTAGCATGCATTTTAGCATGAATAAGAACCAACAAGAGACCCTTTTGAATTTTAGCATGAATAAGAATCAATAAGATTTTAACTATATAAATCAAAACTATTGAATCCTTCTGCACATTTAAGCCGAGTGTAACGATGACAAGTTATGATAAATAtcttaaaatttaattataaaaaaattatatcaatcTCAAAGCACTACTATTTGAAATCCAAGAATTTAACTAACATCTTAAACCATACTCTCATGAGTATATACAAGTACATGCTACTGCATCCCATTGAACTTCGAATAATGTCCTAGTTGTAGAACCTGTTCTCCACAGCACAAACAAATTTGAGAGAAATAAAAAGGACTTCAGCGAATCATAATGTGATTTCAAATAGTTTAAAACTTACCAAAACACTAAGTTTCAACAATGCAATTATTCATCTCTTATTATTTATACATGTAATAGCCACTGATGATGACTTCCATACGGTGGGATGGGAGTCTCATGGCCATTAATCAATCCTGAATCACCTAGCCCAAACTCTTGCTGTACAGATGCATTTACTTCTGTATTTAGCGCTGCTAATGTCTCTTGAGAAGCCACAGGGTCCTTGGGAAGCTCctatgaaaaaaaaatacatgGAGTCAAAAATTCTATCAAGTATAACTACAATATAGAGGTTACCGGTTTATTTTAATTCAAGTAACAACTAATGCAATATTGTATCTTACTGACCTCTTCAGTACCAACGCTAGCTTGTGCGCCACTACCAGTCTTATCACCCACATCGTCACCGTCATTCCTCACAGGACATTTATTCTTTACATGACTAGCACCGTTGCATTTAGTGCACCTCCGTTTACCCCTCTCCTTTTTCCCCTTGGGTGATCCTTTTGTCTTGACCACTGAAAGGTCACCAACAAAGTTTAGCATGGGAGAATCTCTTGTTTGTCTTTTCAAGCCAGATTTTTGTTCTAGTGTTTGGGTGCAACGACAGACTTCATTCATAGTGTCATGGAAAGAAGGACCATCTTAAGCTCCTAAGAATACCATCCACGTAGCTACCACTGACAATGCGCCATAGCGCATTAAAAATTCTTTCTCTGTCTTGCGTAGTGCA carries:
- the LOC107640406 gene encoding probable 1-deoxy-D-xylulose-5-phosphate synthase 2, chloroplastic, producing MPPWGYDQVAHDVDLQKLLVRFALDRASLVGANGLTHCGTFDTTFMACFPNMVVMAPSNETELMHMIAIATTIDDRPSWFRFPRGNGVGSILPNNNKGMPLEVGKGKVLKEGSKVALVGYGTMVQSYVAAAKVVEAHGISTTVADARFCKPLDGPLMMQLAREHEILITVEEGFIGGFGSYVSHFLGLNGLLDGNLKWRAMTLPNRYIEHESQKDQIQIAGLSSNHIAATALSLTNIQWDNRLLLSMQI
- the LOC110271856 gene encoding uncharacterized protein LOC110271856, coding for MNEVCRCTQTLEQKSGLKRQTRDSPMLNFVGDLSVVKTKGSPKGKKERGKRRCTKCNGASHVKNKCPVRNDGDDVGDKTGSGAQASVGTEEELPKDPVASQETLAALNTEVNASVQQEFGLGDSGLINGHETPIPPYGSHHQWLLHV